A genome region from Fodinibius salicampi includes the following:
- a CDS encoding hydroxypyruvate isomerase family protein has product MAGWLGSMENLEALLGSELNGNVNHSVCKWTFGDIPLDEFCQAAKEIGLQSVELLGPDEWPTLKKHGLTCAMPWGAGKGIEEGFNNLQLHDELIADYERVIPMVADAGFDKIICFSGNRNGMDDEVGLENCAKGLKRLMSTAEEYDVTVCMELLNSKVNHPDYMCDHTEWGVELCKQVGSDRFKLLYDIYHMQIMDGDVIRTIRDNHQYIAHYHTGGVPGRNEIDETQELYYPAIIKAIVDTGYTGFIGQEFIPTWDNELDALREAVEICDV; this is encoded by the coding sequence ATGGCCGGATGGTTGGGCAGCATGGAGAACCTAGAGGCACTTCTCGGAAGCGAACTCAACGGGAACGTCAATCATTCGGTGTGCAAATGGACCTTCGGTGACATACCCTTGGATGAATTTTGTCAGGCGGCTAAAGAAATAGGACTTCAATCGGTAGAGCTGCTCGGCCCCGACGAATGGCCTACCCTTAAAAAGCATGGGCTGACGTGTGCGATGCCCTGGGGTGCTGGAAAAGGAATTGAAGAGGGATTTAATAACTTGCAGCTGCACGACGAATTGATAGCGGATTACGAACGTGTTATTCCCATGGTTGCCGATGCGGGGTTCGATAAAATTATCTGTTTTTCCGGTAATCGGAACGGCATGGATGACGAAGTCGGTCTGGAAAATTGTGCTAAAGGTCTGAAACGGCTCATGAGTACGGCTGAAGAATATGATGTAACCGTATGCATGGAGCTGCTGAACAGCAAAGTAAATCATCCTGATTACATGTGTGACCATACCGAATGGGGAGTCGAGCTTTGCAAGCAGGTGGGGTCGGACCGGTTCAAGCTACTCTACGATATTTATCATATGCAGATTATGGACGGGGATGTGATCCGTACCATCCGGGATAATCATCAATATATAGCGCATTATCATACTGGAGGGGTCCCCGGCCGAAATGAAATCGACGAGACCCAGGAATTATATTATCCGGCTATCATAAAAGCCATCGTGGATACCGGCTATACCGGATTTATTGGACAGGAGTTTATTCCT